The Rhododendron vialii isolate Sample 1 chromosome 5a, ASM3025357v1 genome contains a region encoding:
- the LOC131327350 gene encoding uncharacterized protein LOC131327350, with the protein MDDNSLSVHSLPQHISHPLLVASNSSTLEKALEILTETSRTSDGRLDLASKNILPAVLLLCQNLSYPSCRHLLLLSLKLLRNLCAGELTNQNSFVEHDGVTILLTTLHSVITCDSDFAIIRMGLQVLANVSLAGELHQLAIWDKFFPLMFVQISSIRRREACDPLCMVIYTCCDGSNELFGKLWGDQGLPILVEIVWTASAVGFGEDWLKLLLSKICLEEHQFPQLFSRLYPVGASEDGDLNFRNDLFVSEQAFLLSIVSEILSERIGEITISHDFAMFVFGILKQVVGAVDCVSSEQHDLPTGSTIVDILGYSLTILRDLCAHDSVGVSKVDGSVDVDSLLSSGLLELLLCLLRDLEPPTTIRKAMKQSEDQNGTTSYSSKRCPYKGFRRDLVAVIGNCVYRRKHVQDEMRERNGILLLLQQCVIDEDNPFMREWGIWAVRNLLEGNAENQRVVADLEVQGSVDVPEITSLGLKVEVDQKTRRAKLVNLS; encoded by the exons ATGGATGATAATTCATTGTCAGTACACTCCCTGCCACAACATATCTCCCACCCATTGTTGGTTGCATCAAACTCATCTACCCTAGAGAAAGCTTTAGAAATTTTAACAGAAACTTCTAGGACCTCAGATGGTCGCTTGGATCTCGCTTCTAAAAATATCCTCCCTGCGGTCCTACTGTTGTGTCAAAATCTGTCTTACCCTTCTTGTAGACATCTTCTTTTGTTGTCTCTGAAGCTTTTGAGAAACCTATGTGCGGGGGAACTAACCAATCAGAACTCGTTTGTTGAACATGATGGAGTAACAATTCTCCTGACTACATTGCATTCAGTGATCACTTGTGATTCAGATTTTGCGATAATTCGTATGGGGTTGCAAGTTCTGGCAAATGTTTCATTGGCTGGAGAACTACATCAGCTTGCCATTTGGGATAAGTTTTTTCCACTCATGTTCGTTCAAATTTCTAGTATACGGAGAAGGGAGGCTTGTGATCCTTTGTGCATGGTTATTTATACATGTTGTGATGGAAGTAATGAACTTTTTGGCAAGCTTTGGGGAGATCAAGGTTTGCCCATCTTGGTAGAAATTGTATGGACTGCTTCAGCAG TTGGCTTTGGAGAAGActggttgaagttgcttctatCCAAAATCTGCTTAGAAGAACATCAATTTCCTCAACTGTTCTCTAGACTGTACCCAGTTGGTGCTTCTGAAGATGGTGACCTCAATTTTAGGAATGACTTATTTGTGTCAGAACAAGCATTCTTATTGAGTATAGTATCAGAAATCTTGAGTGAGCGAATTGGTGAAATAACCATTTCTCACGATTTTGCTATGTTTGTTTTTGGAATATTGAAGCAAGTTGTGGGGGCTGTTGATTGTGTGTCAAGTGAGCAACATGATCTGCCAACGGGATCTACTATTGTTGATATCCTTGGATATTCACTCACCATTTTGAGAGATTTATGTGCTCATGATAGTGTAGGAGTCTCTAAGGTGGATGGGTCTGTGGATGTTGATTCTTTACTATCCTCCGGACTTTTGGAACTGCTTTTGTGTTTGCTACGTGACCTTGAACCTCCGACAACAATTAGGAAAGCAATGAAACAAAGTGAGGACCAAAATGGAACGACTTCTTATTCATCCAAACGGTGTCCGTACAAAGGATTTCGGAGAGATTTAGTTGCAGTCATAGGGAACTGTGTGTATCGGAGGAAGCATGTTCAAgatgaaatgagagagagaaacgggaTACTTTTGCTTCTACAACAGTGTGTCATAGATGAAGACAACCCATTCATGAGGGAGTGGGGCATTTGGGCTGTGAGGAATTTATTGGAAGGGAATGCGGAAAATCAACGGGTAGTAGCTGATTTGGAGGTTCAGGGTTCTGTTGATGTTCCTGAAATTACTAGTCTTGGTCTTAAAGTAGAGGTGGATCAGAAAACTCGGCGTGCAAAGCTTGTAAATTTATCATGA
- the LOC131327348 gene encoding uncharacterized protein LOC131327348 isoform X2, with amino-acid sequence MKPEQWTSLIDKKWNDKKWQKQSKANTNNRSNKKSKHRCGSKSLPVRVVEMMEGTDGVVPALEKIYKSTHFNADTNEWISPECEDIHDGAVPITQEELSVKVFKVKSGYLKGLGMRPSSIVRSIIVGSVNNNEYVTHLEKKVNEQDELIQEQGEKIQAQSEGIEAANATIAKLVEAKEQQGRALASVLECLKNQGYTGY; translated from the exons ATGAAGCCTGAACAGTGGACAAGCTTAATAGATAAGAAGTGGAATGATAAGAAGTGGCAG AAACAATCAAAAGCAAACACCAATAACAGGTCCAATAAGAAAAGCAAACACAGATGTGGATCAAAGTCATTGCCGGTTAGGGTTGTCGAAATG ATGGAAGGAACTGATGGTGTTGTGCCTGCATtagaaaaaatatacaaatCCACCCACTTTAATGCAGACACAAACGAGTGGATCTCTCCAGAATGCGAAGATATCCAT GATGGTGCAGTCCCGATAACGCAAGAGGAGCTTTCTGTCAAGGTATTCAAGGTAAAATCAGGCTATTTGAAGGGACTTGGAATGAGGCCTTCCTCTATTGTTAGGAGTATCATTGTTGGATCTGTGAACAATAATGAATATGTAACACACCTCGAGAAAAAGGTAAACGAGCAAGATGAGTTAATTCAGGAGCAAGGTGAAAAAATTCAAGCGCAATCAGAAGGAATTGAAGCAGCAAATGCCACGATAGCCAAGCTAGTGGAGGCAAAAGAGCAACAGGGGAGGGCTTTGGCTAGTGTTCTGGAGTGCCTTAAAAATCAAGGGTACACCGGATactg A
- the LOC131327349 gene encoding F-box/LRR-repeat protein At4g14103-like, translating into MGQGKRQRDDSVHPHSSANIELSDKQDVSDGNDIISNLPGNVIHHILSFLSTKDAIRTSILSTKWEYLWTSISDIDLNDNLNDTFPQTTKWEYRNFLDFVDRVFHFHDESDIKSLTIDSSEPVNSSRVNSWISASMRHNIQELTLSLSWKAQPVLPCHLFTCQSLVTLKLFMNWSLKVPSQIHFSNLKTLELSYVTFSDDNSTQHLFSSCPVLQELTLVHCGWKNLKTIMICIPTLKRLTIEDEAIWARGFLSCVTKIYAANLIHLRCISSLVVDFRLYDLSSLVDASIGLCDGSWAEDGTPQVLGLLSGVVNVKKLSITSDTLQYLTLVENLSDRLPTFYNMTHLELNLEFYGLSFGVLMVLLEKSPKLEFLNFEQGFYDRDEDGYTLGRVPSCFTSSLKTVGIAYFDEDDAKMWFLRFLLKNAAVLERLMLRCYTQDQQKLSWQLNKLPKGSKSCVIELLSLRS; encoded by the exons ATGGGACAGGGAAAGCGACAGAGGGATGATAGCGTTCATCCACACTCTTCCGCAAACATAGAGCTTTCAGACAAACAAGATGTCAGTGACGGCAATGATATTATCAGCAACTTGCCTGGAAATGTTATCCATCACATCCTCTCCTTCCTCTCCACCAAAGACGCCATAAGAACTTCAATATTATCTACTAAATGGGAATATTTGTGGACCTCTATTTCTGACATTGATTTGAATGATAATTTGAATGATACGTTTCCTCAGACTACTAAATGGGAATATAGGAATTTCTTGGATTTTGTAGACAGAGTTTTTCACTTTCACGATGAGTCAGATATTAAAAGTCTTACTATTGACTCGTCGGAGCCTGTGAACTCTTCTCGTGTTAATTCATGGATCTCTGCTTCGATGAGGCACAACATTCAAGAGCTTACTCTGTCTCTAAGTTGGAAAGCACAGCCTGTATTGCCTTGCCACCTTTTCACTTGCCAATCTCTAGTGACATTGAAATTATTTATGAACTGGTCTTTGAAAGTACCAAGTCAGATTCACTTCTCGAACCTTAAGACCTTGGAACTTTCATATGTTACATTTTCAGATGATAACTCAACACAACATCTTTTCTCTAGTTGCCCAGTGCTTCAGGAGTTGACTTTGGTGCACTGTGGATGGAAGAATCTAAAGACTATAATGATTTGTATTCCGACACTGAAGAGATTGACTATTGAGGATGAAGCTATATGGGCTCGGGGTTTCCTCAGTTGTGTGACCAAAATTTATGCTGCAAATCTTATCCATCTCCGTTGCATTAGTTCCCTGGTAGTTGACTTCCGTCTATATGACCTATCTTCATTAGTTGATGCATCTATTGGTTTATGTGACGGTTCTTGGGCAGAAGACGGAACCCCTCAAGTGCTCGGGTTACTTTCTGGGGTTGTCAATGTTAAGAAATTGTCGATTACAAGTGATACGCTCCAG TACCTCACGCTGGTTGAAAATCTCTCCGACCGTCTTCCAACATTTTACAACATGACCCATTTGGAGCTGAATTTAGAATTTTATGGTCTTTCCTTTGGAGTTCTCATGGTCCTACTGGAAAAATCACCAAAGCTAGAGTTTCTTAATTTTGAGCAG GGCTTCTACGACCGTGACGAGGATGGCTATACATTGGGAAGAGTACCTTCTTGTTTCACATCTTCCCTCAAAACTGTTGGTATTGCATATTTTGATGAGGATGATGCAAAGATGTGGTTTCTAaggtttttgttaaaaaatgcAGCAGTTTTGGAAAGGTTGATGTTGCGTTGTTACACACAAGATCAGCAAAAGCTCAGCTGGCAATTGAACAAGCTTCCCAAAGGCTCAAAAAGTTGTGTTATTGAGTTActctccctccgttcctaa
- the LOC131327348 gene encoding uncharacterized protein LOC131327348 isoform X1 — MKPEQWTSLIDKKWNDKKWQKQSKANTNNRSNKKSKHRCGSKSLPVRVVEMMEGTDGVVPALEKIYKSTHFNADTNEWISPECEDIHDEIVRIEAEYNSQDGAVPITQEELSVKVFKVKSGYLKGLGMRPSSIVRSIIVGSVNNNEYVTHLEKKVNEQDELIQEQGEKIQAQSEGIEAANATIAKLVEAKEQQGRALASVLECLKNQGYTGY, encoded by the exons ATGAAGCCTGAACAGTGGACAAGCTTAATAGATAAGAAGTGGAATGATAAGAAGTGGCAG AAACAATCAAAAGCAAACACCAATAACAGGTCCAATAAGAAAAGCAAACACAGATGTGGATCAAAGTCATTGCCGGTTAGGGTTGTCGAAATG ATGGAAGGAACTGATGGTGTTGTGCCTGCATtagaaaaaatatacaaatCCACCCACTTTAATGCAGACACAAACGAGTGGATCTCTCCAGAATGCGAAGATATCCAT GATGAGATCGTAAGAATAGAGGCTGAATATAATTCTCAGGATGGTGCAGTCCCGATAACGCAAGAGGAGCTTTCTGTCAAGGTATTCAAGGTAAAATCAGGCTATTTGAAGGGACTTGGAATGAGGCCTTCCTCTATTGTTAGGAGTATCATTGTTGGATCTGTGAACAATAATGAATATGTAACACACCTCGAGAAAAAGGTAAACGAGCAAGATGAGTTAATTCAGGAGCAAGGTGAAAAAATTCAAGCGCAATCAGAAGGAATTGAAGCAGCAAATGCCACGATAGCCAAGCTAGTGGAGGCAAAAGAGCAACAGGGGAGGGCTTTGGCTAGTGTTCTGGAGTGCCTTAAAAATCAAGGGTACACCGGATactg A
- the LOC131327348 gene encoding uncharacterized protein LOC131327348 isoform X3 produces the protein MKPEQWTSLIDKKWNDKKWQKQSKANTNNRSNKKSKHRCGSKSLPVRVVEMDEIVRIEAEYNSQDGAVPITQEELSVKVFKVKSGYLKGLGMRPSSIVRSIIVGSVNNNEYVTHLEKKVNEQDELIQEQGEKIQAQSEGIEAANATIAKLVEAKEQQGRALASVLECLKNQGYTGY, from the exons ATGAAGCCTGAACAGTGGACAAGCTTAATAGATAAGAAGTGGAATGATAAGAAGTGGCAG AAACAATCAAAAGCAAACACCAATAACAGGTCCAATAAGAAAAGCAAACACAGATGTGGATCAAAGTCATTGCCGGTTAGGGTTGTCGAAATG GATGAGATCGTAAGAATAGAGGCTGAATATAATTCTCAGGATGGTGCAGTCCCGATAACGCAAGAGGAGCTTTCTGTCAAGGTATTCAAGGTAAAATCAGGCTATTTGAAGGGACTTGGAATGAGGCCTTCCTCTATTGTTAGGAGTATCATTGTTGGATCTGTGAACAATAATGAATATGTAACACACCTCGAGAAAAAGGTAAACGAGCAAGATGAGTTAATTCAGGAGCAAGGTGAAAAAATTCAAGCGCAATCAGAAGGAATTGAAGCAGCAAATGCCACGATAGCCAAGCTAGTGGAGGCAAAAGAGCAACAGGGGAGGGCTTTGGCTAGTGTTCTGGAGTGCCTTAAAAATCAAGGGTACACCGGATactg A
- the LOC131327782 gene encoding uncharacterized protein LOC131327782 codes for MGKSLGASLVKYFTTTNNQWLQGWLRREIQALLQVEDIEIIVHHILGVIDSLRRNEHQNSPSTLERQEETFKALVCQAARPFLAGRTNWFVDEVELFLASGLNIDAYDKVYMQHLGWKPPGITTEGIDGESTGNAPLVPFAYIFDDDSDGND; via the exons ATGGGCAAATCCCTTGGTGCGAGTCTTGTTAAATACTTCACCACGAcgaac aaTCAGTGGCTCCAAGGATGGTTGAGGAGGGAAATTCAAGCTTTACTCCAGGTAGAAGACATTGAGATTATCGTCCATCACATACTTGGTGTAATTGACTCGTTGAGGAGAAACGAACACCAAAACTCTCCAAGTACACTGGAAAGACAAGAAGAAACTTTCAAGGCCTTGGTATGTCAAGCGGCGAGACCTTTCTTAGCTGGAAGAACCAATTGGTTTGTAGATGAGGTAGAACTGTTTCTAGCTTCAGGATTGAATATTGATGCCTACGACAAAGTATACATGCAGCATTTGGGCTGGAAACCTCCCGGGATTACCACCGAGGGAATTGATGGCGAATCTACTGGAAATGCACCTTTAGTTCCATTCGCATATATCTTTGATGACGACTCTGATGGAAATGACTGA